The window ACACAATATACCTGGTTCCAGATGCTAGACTGCTCGCAACAAGGCAATAGCATACAAGAAATAATGAAACCATGAATCTGTATATAGTGCTCCGCTTCTATATTTACAGTTTTACTAATGGATGACAACCATCTATAACATAGATATCCCGATAACCAGTGAAGGGCGACAATGACTGTCTGTAACTCTTCTGAGAGGAACCCATTGGTGGGGCACCGAGATGAAAACTATGTTATATACTCTGATGACTTTTATTATTCTTCCTTTCCCCTCCTATTTCCATATCGTCACCACCAAACTTGGCAGTTTCTTCAAAACACGTTATCTCTATATACCGGTTTCTTTATGGCTTTCCCAAAAGGAACATCTTTGCTGCCGAAGCTTTTTGTTTACACCTGGTAATCTGTCCGGCAAAAACAGACAGCTTCAGGGCGCTGCTATAGCCTCACTATGAAGGTTCTCTTTTTCTCGTTTTTTGCGTAATTTGCTCTCAAGGTTCAAGTAGCCACACATCACACTACAAAGTCACAAACAGAAACCAATTTAAGTCGTTTATAAGAAGACAAATCCCCATTTAAGCCTCTTATCAGAAGCGTCGATTTCCTCTTTTCTCTATTTCTTGCAATATATACTAATCATGCATACATGGATTTCTTAATTACCCATCATACATGTAACAcaatatctatatgttattttcAATGCTGGTAGATCATGCATGGATTCAACAATACTGCAGGAGGGAGATGCGTCCGGAAAGAGAGGACTTCAAAATGAAATGCTAGGCTTTGATGGCAAACTAATGCAGTTGTGCACGCAGTAGTTCTAGAAAATGGTAGCATAGCTAGCAGTTTCCATAGTCAACATAAAAATAGCATCTTCGGCAGTGCTGGCAATAGTGATTGTCACAACATACCAATGCAAGTGAGAGACTCCGGGAATCTCAAATGAAAGCcataagaacaaaacaaaaaacttcatatAGTGCATTAGGGTACCCCAATTCATAATAGATGACAACTGATctcatttaatttttaactGTCCTGCTATGATTTACCACTCTTGATGGCTCGTACCATTGGTGTCCAAAAGAGTCATTATAACACAcaagaaatttaatttctcaaaaataGTTCATTAAACAGTTAATTCCCTACTTGCCAGTCACTAAACAATTAGAAGACTCAGAGCAAtacctaattaattttttttttatcaaaagcaatacctaattaattaaaaagaataaaaaaagagcCATCCGTATTGCAAATGAATCACATGTTAGTTTTGATCTGTCTCGTGGTGTTTTACCTTTTACCTTCTACTTTCACTGCTCTACCTTTTAGAGGTCTATAATGCATATATTCCTACcacctaagttagtttctctctTATCATTAACAGGTATCACTCTTTTTCAATCGACTTGTATGGCCTTTTAGTTAGTTTCTCTCTTATCATTAACAGGTATCACTCTTTTTCAATCGACTTGTATGGCCTTTTAGTGACTCCTATCAATTATCCATAGCATAGAAAAGAATGAAAGCAGATAATTTAGTTGATGATCAGAATAATTCAGATGATGTGGATATAAAACTGATCCAAAATAAGTGCTTACCagtttaagaaaaaataaatcctTAGGAACCAGAACTCGACTTCTGAATCCACACTTGTTTCTGCAGACACATCAAAGTAAAAGTTTAAAAGCCTATTACAGAATGAGCAAAAGACAAGATAGTGAAAACAGGTAAAGCAGCATGCTAAAAACAGACTTCATGCACCTCGTGGGAGCCATAGCCTCTCTTCGAATGTTTTCCTTCACCTGCAACTGGTGAGCCATCAAGTTCCTTAACATGTTTTGCTCCACGGCGACCATGATGTTTATGAGAGCCTGCATTAAGTATTAGTATTTGTTATTACTACATTAAGAAAAATGCACCAAGCTCCTGCCTAGCtaaagatgcataaatagatCGCGCAAATGCGGAGGTGCTTTAATGTGCAAAACATTTGCTAGTCATATAGAAACATCATTTAAAGTCATAAGAACCCAAATTTTGATCCCGGAATAATAATGGCATAAAACTGCCATTGCCTGTGTTTGGTCAAAATTTCAATAGCACCACAAAAATTTAGGCTTGAGAATATCACCTACATACAAAAGCTAATGTAACATACATATCACATGCATTGTACCCTATTACCTAAACCTCCCCCACATTATCCTGTGTTGGAAGTATTACAAGTGGAAATTTGACACAATCCAATCAGTCACTAGTCACTACAACAATTTATGAGTAAGCATGTAAGCTGCACAGCCTGCAATATATTTAGAAAGTGGGGCGCCCTTATGAACCTATATTTAACTAGTTTTTTATAGTCAAAATAGTAGATAATCGATCAAATAAACAGCATTTGAAGTTTCACAAAAAATTGTTCCTCTTCAATTTTACCAACATAGAGATGTTAGAATTTTTGTCCATAATTGTGTTTTTGGAACTTACGCAGATATCTAATAGCTGGGTTTTAAATTCCCACTTGTAGTATTTAATATAAGAACCCTACAcaggaattttttttatcatgaaAAATTATGCCTGATAAGCTCTTCAACGTTTCAACAATAGTATTTTCTTACCTAAGTCCATATTATTTTCAATTATTCATGGAAAGGAACATAAACATTGATGCACTGTAACCCGAAAACAAAGTTTTCTTTGAATAGGAGTCGCACCTTCTGATGAATCTAAAAGTGAGTGATCCTGTTGAAAAGCAGATGAGAAAGACTCATCACTTGCAGATGATCCATCTAAACGATTAAGAGGCGTCCATACACCACGATCAGGTCTGTCCTTATTTCTTGTCCGTTTCTCCTGCTTCTCACTATAAATATCATGCAAGTCATTCCCAACTATCTTATGATCTGGAGCCCCATTTGTATCCTTTAAAATCAATTGCACATGTTGCGATCGAGGAAATTGTTTGTTCCTATCTGAACTCGAACTCTGGATTTGCTGCCCTGAGTGAATCCCAGAAGACTGACTTTGACGTGCCTCCTTGTTCAGAAGTATGCCTTTTATAATCCTTCCATTATCATGACGACGCGGGTTCTGATTCAGTGCAATTGAACCACCTATGTTTTTAGAATATGAACTCTGCTGCTGTGACATGTTTGGCGGCACCTGCACAAGGAGTGATAGACATGAACAGAAGTCAAAGAGACCACATCTCTCAGTGTGCATCTTCAACCAGTCTTAATACGCAAACAAAAAGTTGCACTTCGTGATTTATTTGATGACCATTTTTCAGAAGCTAAATGTTTATTTTACATAACATAATGCTTAAAATATGCAAATTAATACATAGTTGCATCTAGATCTTTTCCACAGAAACATGCGCTCAATAAACAATATAATAGTATGTACATGCATGTCTTTACCACTACAGTATATGCACCTATAGCCACTATCACAACTGAATATAGCGTTAAATTATATCATGCTGTACAAAAAGTGCAACAAGTTAACTAGTATGTAAGTTTTAACTGGCATCTTTTGGCATATTGATAGAACCAcataataaaacataaataagCCCTCCCGGCCCACcattgaaaattaatatatgtAGAGAAAAAGATAACCAATAGTAAATGAGATCAGGATCAAGCAGGAAGGAGGAGGTGTACATGAGATATCtccttctctttccctttcacaAGCAAGACTTTCTTTTTCCCAGCATCAGCACCAGAAACTCCTGAAATAGTGGTAAGTACTTAAAGATCAAAACTGAAACCAACTCACTGTCAGAAGAAAAAGGCATACAGAATTCAGGAAACAACCGCAAAAGAAGGTTTTGGGGGTGGGGAcatcaataaaagaaaatacGATACAACAATAACAATCCAGTACCAGAAAATGGAATACGGACAATACTAAAAAAGGGAACGATAGGAGGGAGGAAAAAACCTACAAACTCAAATGTGAAAGGATGCAAGGAAGAAGCTTGCAAATGCAGAACTGTGTCGATATTCTCCaactaaaacttaaaacaatatCAAGCTAACATGAAAATTAATTGAAACAatgaaaattaccaaaaaaaattcttaGCTATGAAAGCATTTTCTGCAACCAAATCAAGATTATAACCGAACTAAGACCAAAGTTCAAAACTCAACGAAATTTAAAACCTTAAATTCTGTAAATGACCAAAGGCACAAAGTCCATTCCTAAAACTATAGTTCTGCAACATAATCACAAAATCACAAGAGCCATAAGAATGAAAGGGAAAAGAACTTTGACGTCAAAGTACATTTAAAAGAGCCATCAAAAGTGATAACTCCACTTCGCAGACGAAGAAAACCAGTGAGTCATTACATGTGAGTGAAGGTACTAGGGGCAAACAATGCATAGTCGTCAGCAAATACTCTCAAACAATCAAACGACATACCACTATCTTCCAACAATTCGGTTCCAACTGCAGATGCCAAAGTGGCAGACTTCTTGGAAGGTTGCTGATCCTCGCGCTTGGGTACCAATATATGTGTTGACTTGTTTTTGTCACCGGTGTTCTTTCTAGCATCCCTCACAACATACTGCAAATCAGACAGACCCTATTAACAACcataaacaaaatatttgaCATGCAATCAATTATAAATTACGAGACAAATACGGAACTAGGAActgcaaaaattgaaaaactaagAAAACACCATAGGCTGGCCAACTACAAGAAAACAGAATAATGCAAAACCCAATGAATAAGATGAAAATGGTCCAGCTGGAAGAGGATAAGCCATGGATTCTACATTTAGTACGATACCTTTTAATACCAGAAGTAATGCAGAGAACCAacaaaattattcaaatttTGGATATACAACCCATACCCAAAAGTTAAAAAAGCAATTACCCTTACAAGTTTCATCTCTTCTATTTTTTGAACAATTACATATGATAACAATAACATTGATCAAATATAATAACTACAATGTTGCATATATGAGTACTAGCACTATTAAATTCATGGTATTATAGCTTTCaaagaacataaataaaaaaggggGTTACCATTGCTGAAAGTATTTGTTCAATTCCTGGGGAACTCCAAAGTTTAAAAGTTGAGACATATCAACCCCTCAATTCGATTATATGGAAAAGTCTGGCCAATGCAAATGTCGAACTCCTAGTGAACCATTGTTAAACATAAATATCTACCAGCCTTCGTCATATTTGAACATGAAGGTAGAGTTTCACACAAGCACTGAGAAGAGAGATGATCTATAATTTGAAACTTATGCCCATGTTAACCAGTATTTCCAAGATGATGTGGGGAATGAAAAGGATTCCAAAGAAGGTGGAGGTCGTGAATCACTGGGTGTTCTAGATCAACAGTTCTCAATTCCGATCAATCACTGGGTGTTCTAGATCAATAGTTCTCAATTCTGATCAATGGGAGGCTAAGAGTGAGATTTACCACTCAAACAGTTATTCAGGAAAAATATAACAGAATATATAGTGATTTCATAAACTGGCATTCCCCTATGTGAACttcatatgcataaaaaaataagtaCCATTGAGGCAGAATTCTTTTTCCTCTCAGAACCTCGTTTGGTCATAGGTAAAGTAGGACTTCGAGCAGATGATACACCAGCTCTTCTGCTTGCTTTACCATTAGACAGTAACCTCTGTCAACAAACAAGAAGTATGCTTAGAAAGTCATCAATCATTATctaaaattcaattttaacaGCTCCCAACAGCACTAAAATGCAATAATTGAAAATcatattgaaaatatgaatTTCCACTAATCAATTGTCTCCTAGTTTTCAGTAATATAATCCATAAAATACCCGAGATCCAGCTTTGGAAGCCCTTTTTTGACGAACAAAGTCCATTAATGGTGTAACTATAGGAGCATCCTTTCCAGCAcctttaaaaaataagaaaagtgaACCATTTAAAAGAATGCACTATGAGAATTTTGAGTTTTCGGAATTTTCTTTGTTGTCTATAATTACAAGCTCCAAGCTTATATTATATTAAGAGATCTGTCTGACTAACCAGATCGTTCTGCTTCTCTTCTCTCCAATTGTAACTCTGCACTTGGAAGATTCTCAGCAGGCTTTGCAATAAATTCAAGAAACTCCAGATACTCGGGATCTAGATGTTCATCAAGTAAATACTTGTACTTACTAACAGGAAAATGATTGTATATATAAGTCCACATGCAACAAAACAAGCTGtcgaatttttatttaaatgaatGTTAAATGTTAAATTATTACCTCTGAATATGGTTCCTTCACGACCATCCTTCTTAGACCAATGTTCTGGAACACGTTGTGATGGAGCATACTCAACAATAACTTTAAATTGACCACCtgaaaatggaaaataaataCGTTTAAATTCCATGTCTCATATAAAAATTGTGAAAGGTTCCCGAGACAAATAGAATATAAACAAAGACAAAAACATGAGAATGGCATGTTAAGtcttctaaaaaaataaaaaattcagcGTTTATATTTCTTGAGCTGCAAGTAAAGCACAAGAAAAAACTTCCTTACCACCCTGAGTTTGGAGTGCGTCTTAGCAACAGAAAGAATAAatgtaatttaaaaaacaaacatgcgtATAAGCTGAATAAAGATAAATTTCAACAAGACTTCCAGCAAGAGAATTGATGTGTATGATAAATCTGCAAATGCATGCTCAAACAGTACCCTTCTCATTAACAAACAGATGACCGTCAAAGAATTCAGCAAACTCGAATACATCCTCTGGCCTCTTCAAATCAATGTAGGCTCTAGAATATGACTGATTCTTTTGGCtgaaaaattaattcaagaaaagaaaattagctAATCTTCTATGCAGCCGAacattcaaagtttcaaacacTTGATGCTCAAATGTGGCTAGTCATTATCCTATTACAATTACAATTTAAACCATGAAAGGAAGTTTCAACATTAGAACAAGGAGCCCAGAATTATCAAATAAAAGCAGGAAACAAAGCCACAGAAACAAGCAACAGCCGGAATAAAGGATTCTTGATATACCACCAATACTGGAAACATTTCCTTAGACTAAAATATAAATGCAAGAACCTGGAGATGACACAGTAGCTATGAAAAACTATGCAATCCGAACCATGCAAACTGAAATGTGAAAAATCTTAAACAGATAATGGCAACAATAAAATTTCTGACTTTGCAATATATTACATTCATCAATGACCTTCAAGAGCACAAAATAGAAGATCAAAAGACATATTTCAATTGCAAATCCATGTTAATGACGATCACAGGAGCGATCAGAAGAACCCACCCAACATTCCCATCCGATACAAAGTCCACATTCCAAGTAGCATGAACCTATGGTACTCAATTTCTACGGAATAATTATGCTAACCCATCAACAAAATGACGAAAACAAAGCCAAACCGACACGTAAAACAGCAAAAGAAGTTGTATTTCAAGTAGaaccaataaaaattttgacAGAAACCCCTAACCTCTTCTTGCCCGGACGAAAAGCGACCCAACTGTAGCGGCCAGCAAAGAAACCGTCGATTTGTTCCACAAGCGCAGCTTGCGAAATCGAAGGCGGCAAGTGTCGCAGCACCACCTTTGTACGATCCAACTGGCCCTTCATCATCTCCCCttccaaaaactaaaaaccctaGAAACCAACTAAAAGCTTCGCAGCAGACTCGAGCGATTTTCGCAAATTGCTTCGAAAATACACGAAAAATTGTCCGTTAAACTACATCTTATTGGCTTCTGAAGAACCCTAATTCTTAATTGAAAGCCCAAATTCACCAATCGCCATGCACGGAAAAGCTACAGACGCAAGAGTGAGTTGGGAACGGTTGCGTTTTGCGCTTTCAGGTCTCCTCCCCCTCTCCTCTGTCCTTCTCTCTGGGTTTTGTGCGAAGAAGTCATATATGTATGAATACGTGGGCGTGTTGGCGCGTGACATATGGAAGTAATAACGTAGGACGCACCGTTTAGACTCCTAATTTTACGGGgaggtttcggttttttttatttttttatttttatttaaaaaaaaacacgatattttttacattaaaaagatgATAAAATTGTTTCGGTTTTATTCAGTTTTTAACAGAACCGAAAACCAAACCATCTTCTACACTTCAACACTCCAACTTAAAAACCTCCAACTTCTAGTAATTTGCTTACGCTCGGAGGGAATAGCCTTCTATAGTTAAGGGTACGTTTTGcctattttggttcagtttaatttttaaacaaCTAAATTGAAACCGAACTAATAAATTTCAGTTTGGTTCAATTCTtcaatttcggtttggttttatTTCAATTTGGTAAAGATTATCATTACTATACTCACTTCTACTCATTTCTCTTTAtcattttttgtttagttttgtaaCAATAATGCGTTAAAATAAGATACAAATATGCAATTGATTTGGAAAAAATTGAGAGTATTAAATATTtggaaaatttgagagaaattACGATATAATTATGTATTTAACAAGTATTGGAGCTTGAATTTGAAACTAAGTAAAATATTAatgtgtcacttagtactatgatctaATGGTATTCATTTTCACCTGTAAGTAAACATatccacattattgctaactcattgtgaggtaAAACTCATCcgttttagtataaataatattgtttattctaaaaaaaataaaagtgattaGTTGTATAAAGAATAAGTTAAGTAAGTAAGACATTTAATATTAGTTCTTGttaatatcaaattaaattaaatatgctCTAAGTGATTACCAAAAAAACATATGCTCTAAGTGTGCGGGAAAAAACAGTtcaaatattataatacaagTGCTCAGGTTTACTTTCaacacttcatttttttttcaagtgctATTgcaattatattatgacactaaTATATCAAGCCGTCTTTCCATCAgattaaaaaaatctctcctaagTCCGAGGGTTTTAAACCATGCTAACAGCTAACCCCAACGTGCGGCAGCGGATCAGGTGGGCGGCACAACAAAAATAATACAGCAGTggcccaaaaaagaaaaaaaaaagaaaagggaaaactaAAACGAGTGAGATTTGATTGAACATAAATACAAGGAAGGGATCATTGAGACTGGTGGTGTAGTAGGGATTGCCTCTTTGTTCTCTCTCTCGCACCAATCCCC of the Pyrus communis chromosome 1, drPyrComm1.1, whole genome shotgun sequence genome contains:
- the LOC137713298 gene encoding regulator of nonsense transcripts UPF3-like isoform X2, with amino-acid sequence MMKGQLDRTKVVLRHLPPSISQAALVEQIDGFFAGRYSWVAFRPGKKSQKNQSYSRAYIDLKRPEDVFEFAEFFDGHLFVNEKGGQFKVIVEYAPSQRVPEHWSKKDGREGTIFRDPEYLEFLEFIAKPAENLPSAELQLERREAERSGAGKDAPIVTPLMDFVRQKRASKAGSRRLLSNGKASRRAGVSSARSPTLPMTKRGSERKKNSASMYVVRDARKNTGDKNKSTHILVPKREDQQPSKKSATLASAVGTELLEDSGVSGADAGKKKVLLVKGKEKEISHVPPNMSQQQSSYSKNIGGSIALNQNPRRHDNGRIIKGILLNKEARQSQSSGIHSGQQIQSSSSDRNKQFPRSQHVQLILKDTNGAPDHKIVGNDLHDIYSEKQEKRTRNKDRPDRGVWTPLNRLDGSSASDESFSSAFQQDHSLLDSSEGSHKHHGRRGAKHVKELDGSPVAGEGKHSKRGYGSHEKQVWIQKSSSGS
- the LOC137713298 gene encoding regulator of nonsense transcripts UPF3-like isoform X1; translation: MMKGQLDRTKVVLRHLPPSISQAALVEQIDGFFAGRYSWVAFRPGKKSQKNQSYSRAYIDLKRPEDVFEFAEFFDGHLFVNEKGGQFKVIVEYAPSQRVPEHWSKKDGREGTIFRDPEYLEFLEFIAKPAENLPSAELQLERREAERSGAGKDAPIVTPLMDFVRQKRASKAGSRRLLSNGKASRRAGVSSARSPTLPMTKRGSERKKNSASMGLSDLQYVVRDARKNTGDKNKSTHILVPKREDQQPSKKSATLASAVGTELLEDSGVSGADAGKKKVLLVKGKEKEISHVPPNMSQQQSSYSKNIGGSIALNQNPRRHDNGRIIKGILLNKEARQSQSSGIHSGQQIQSSSSDRNKQFPRSQHVQLILKDTNGAPDHKIVGNDLHDIYSEKQEKRTRNKDRPDRGVWTPLNRLDGSSASDESFSSAFQQDHSLLDSSEGSHKHHGRRGAKHVKELDGSPVAGEGKHSKRGYGSHEKQVWIQKSSSGS